The Thermosinus carboxydivorans Nor1 genomic sequence TGCCGCCACACCGACCCACCGTGTCCGGCCGCGAACATAACCCACAAGTCCTGCTCCGAAAACCGATAACTTTAAAATAGAAAATATAAAAAATATTTTTTCATGTTTTTGTGGCGCCAATTTATTGGCATGAATATCTTTGCCGGAAATGGCAAAGGACTTATGGTTTACTGCTATTTTTGCTAATTATTCACAAAATTTTTGTATACAAAATACAAAATCCATGATACAATACAATTAGGTGAAAAAAATCACAAACGAGGTGAAAACAGTGCGGCTGGAAAAAGACTTTTTAGGCGAGGTAGCGTTGGCTGACCATGATTACTATGGCGTTCAAACTTTACGGGCGGTACGCAATTTTCCGATTACCGGCCAGCGGCTGGAAGCGGATTTTATTATTTCCCTAGCGATAGTTAAGCGGGCTGCGGCGGTGGCCAATATGAGCACCGGGCGTCTCGACAGCCGGATAGGTAAAGCTATTATTAGTGCTTGTGACGAAATAATTGCCGGTAAATGGCATGACCAGTTTGTTGTTGACTGTATTCAGGGCGGCGCCGGAACGTCGATGAATATGAACGCCAATGAGGTGATCGCTAACCGGGCCTTGGAACTGCTAGGCAACCGCAAGGGTAATTATTCGTTGGTTTCCCCGAATAATCATGTAAACATGGCCCAGTCGACCAATGATGTTGTTCCCACGGCGATACGCATTACCGCCCTAAAAAAAGCCAGGCTGCTGGTGCAGGAAATGACCAGACTGGCAGAAAGCATGGAAAACAAGGCTAAAGAGTTTGAGGATGTGGTGAAAATCGGCCGCACGCATCTGCAAGATGCTGTACCGATTACGTTGGGACAAGAATTTCAGGCCTATGCCGACGTGGTCAAGCGCTCGGCCGGCCGCATTGAACGCGCCGCGCAGCGGCTGCGCACCGTCAATATGGGCGCAACGGCAGTCGGAACCGGGCTGAATGCCGAGTTGGAATATATTGAGCGGGTGGTAGCTGAAATTAGCCGGTTAACCGGTGAAAAATTTGTTTCGGCCGCTAATCTGGTAGATGCTACCCAGAATACGGACGACTTGGCGGAAATGTCAGCCATGCTGAAAATCGCGGCGCTGGCCTTGTCAAAAATCGCTAACGATTTACGGCTTATGGCCTCTGGGCCCAAATGCGGGCTTTATGAAATCCAACTGCCGGCGCAGCAGCCAGGATCGTCAATAATGCCGGGAAAAGTAAACCCGGTTATGCCGGAAGTGGTTAACCAGGTCGCCTTCCAGGTAATCGGCAATGACCATGTTATTGGCCTGGCAGTCGAGGCCGGGCAGTTTGAGCTTAATGTAATGGGGCCGGTGATTGCGTACAATTTGTTTAATTCCTTTAATATTTTCACTAATGTAATAAAAGTTTTTAATGAAAAATGCATCGTCGGCATTATCGCCAACAAAGAACGCTGTCAGGATATGGTAAATAACAGCATCGGTATCGTTACGGCCTTGTTGCCGCATCTCGGCTATGAGCAGGCGTCACTGATCGCCAAGGAAGCTATAAGTACGGGAAAATCAGTAAAACAGCTTATTCTTGCCAAAAAACTGATGAGTGCGGAACAGCTTGAGGCAATATTAGTGCCCGCGGAAATGACCAGACCGGGAATTGCCGGCAAGAGGTTTCTTGCAGCGCGCGAGCGGACCGTAAGTTAAACTGTTTTGCGCTAACCCACCACCTGACGTTCGGCAAAGGGAGTGCCAAACGGCGTGCGGCGACATACATTATAATACTAAGGATTTGCAGACGGCGGCGTCAGAATTTGGCGTGTGGTGGTGATTTCAAATGCGTTGTCCGAATATCGGCCTTTATCTACGGAACGTGGTTGCCGGGGTGGACGTCAAGGTACCCTTGGCTGACGGCCAATATGTGACAGCAATTAATTTCGACAATGCAGCGACGACTCCGCCCTTCCGCGCGGTGATGACCGAGATCATGAATTACGCGCCTTGGTATGGGTCTGTTCACCGGGGAAAAGGCTACAAGTCGGTTTTGACTTCTAAGCTCTATGAAGCGGCGCGGGAGGTTGTCCGGCGGTTTGTCAACGCCTCTGGCCATGACGTGGTCATCTTTACCAAAAATACAACCGAGTCAATCAACATACTGGCCCATGTTTTGGCCGCGGCCGGCTGTGACCAGGTCGTGCTTTCCACCCAGATGGAGCATTTGGCCAATGATTTGCCATGGCGGGAGCGGTTTACGACCGATTATGTCGCTATCGACGAATATGGCCGACTGTCACTGCCGGATTTGGAGGCCAAACTGCTTAAGTATCAGGGCAGGGTTAAACTGGTTGCCGTTACCGGCGCTTCCAATGTTACGGGGTATATTAACCCTATTTATGAGATTGCCCGCCTGGCACACAAGTATGGCGCCAAAATTTTCGTCGATGGCGCGCAACTTGTTTCCCATGTTCCGGTGGATATGAAGCCGGTTAACTCGCTGGAACATATTGATTATCTGGCCTTTTCCGGCCATAAGATGTATGCCCCCTTCGGCGCCGGTGCCCTCATTGGCCCGCGGGACGCCTTTGAAAATGCCGCACCGGTCTACAAAGGCGGCGGGGCAGTCGGGCTGGTTTCCTCTCAGTCTGTACAATGGGATGAACCGCCAGCCCGCTTTGAAGCCGGCACCCCGAATATGATGGGGGTGCTGGCACTGGCGACGGCGATTAAGACGCTTCTGAGCCTGGATATGAAGGCAATTGCCGGCTACGAACGAAAATTGATCGAATATGCCATAGAAGGTTTGGCCACAGTGCCGGGGCTGACGCTGTATAGTCGCCGGGATAAAAGCGAAGACCGGGTGAGTTTGATTTCCTTCACGCTTGAAGGGTTGCACCACAGTGTAGTCGCCGACATTCTCGCCCAGGAAGCGGGGATTGCGTCCCGCAGCGGCCTCTTCTGCGCTCACCCCTATGTGGAAAAGCTCTTGAATCTAAGCGACGAGGCGGTGGCTTATTATCAGACTCATGACGATGTTCTTGTTCCCGGTTTGGTGCGGGTGAGTTTCGGCTTGTACAACGATTGCCGCGAAGTGGATGTGCTCATTGACTGTTTGCAGCGAATTGCCAAGAAGCGGGACTACTATAAAACAAAATATCAGCAGGATGGCCGCGGCAAACGCTGTGCGGCCGCATGCCTTAACCGGTACTTATACTGCTAATTTTTTACCCCCTCCTGTAGTCGGGAGGGGGCATTGTTTTTAGCGGCACTGCTGGCCTTGGGTATACGCAAAATTGCGCAGGAGTATTTTCTTTCCTCGCCAGCTGAAGGCGCGGTCACCGTAGCGACGGGTAAATTCTTTATTGGATAGGGCGGCGACTTCATTTTCGTCTAGCCACGGGAGAAGTTGGTCTTTGAATTCGGCAAGGGGCGTTAGGTTGACGCCCTGGTTATGGGGGCAAACATCTTGGCAGACGTCGCAGCCGAAGACAAGGCTGGTCTTTCGAATAATGCTGATTTCGGCCGGGGATAATTCGCCCTTTTTCTGCGTCAAATAAGAGCGGCAGCCTCGCGGGTCGATGGCAAAATTGCCGAGAATGATTTGGCCGGGGCACATCCTCACGCATTGACCGCATTGGATGCAGGTACGATTTAGCGGCTGGTCTGGGGCAAAGGGATAGTTGGTGAGAAGATAGCCGATAAACACATAGGAGCCATATTTTTCAGTAATAATGTGGCTATTGATGCCATAGAAGCCCAGACCGGCCAGATAAGCCAAATAGCGGTCTACCAGCGGTCCGGTATCCACAAACGGCTGATAGGCGAAGTCCAGAATGTTCGCCTGCAGGTAGTGGCCGATCTCGTCCAGCTTGCGGCGGATGATATGGTGATAGTCAAGTCCGTGGGTGTATTTGGCGAGATTGGTTGGCCTTTGTTCGCCGGTGTAATAGGGGAACAGGCAGACAATCACGGACTGGACATCAGGCATGGTGTGACGGGGGTCAATGCGTTTGGCGATGTCGGGCTCGTCAAACGCGGTGCTCTG encodes the following:
- a CDS encoding aspartate ammonia-lyase codes for the protein MRLEKDFLGEVALADHDYYGVQTLRAVRNFPITGQRLEADFIISLAIVKRAAAVANMSTGRLDSRIGKAIISACDEIIAGKWHDQFVVDCIQGGAGTSMNMNANEVIANRALELLGNRKGNYSLVSPNNHVNMAQSTNDVVPTAIRITALKKARLLVQEMTRLAESMENKAKEFEDVVKIGRTHLQDAVPITLGQEFQAYADVVKRSAGRIERAAQRLRTVNMGATAVGTGLNAELEYIERVVAEISRLTGEKFVSAANLVDATQNTDDLAEMSAMLKIAALALSKIANDLRLMASGPKCGLYEIQLPAQQPGSSIMPGKVNPVMPEVVNQVAFQVIGNDHVIGLAVEAGQFELNVMGPVIAYNLFNSFNIFTNVIKVFNEKCIVGIIANKERCQDMVNNSIGIVTALLPHLGYEQASLIAKEAISTGKSVKQLILAKKLMSAEQLEAILVPAEMTRPGIAGKRFLAARERTVS
- a CDS encoding aminotransferase class V-fold PLP-dependent enzyme; this translates as MRCPNIGLYLRNVVAGVDVKVPLADGQYVTAINFDNAATTPPFRAVMTEIMNYAPWYGSVHRGKGYKSVLTSKLYEAAREVVRRFVNASGHDVVIFTKNTTESINILAHVLAAAGCDQVVLSTQMEHLANDLPWRERFTTDYVAIDEYGRLSLPDLEAKLLKYQGRVKLVAVTGASNVTGYINPIYEIARLAHKYGAKIFVDGAQLVSHVPVDMKPVNSLEHIDYLAFSGHKMYAPFGAGALIGPRDAFENAAPVYKGGGAVGLVSSQSVQWDEPPARFEAGTPNMMGVLALATAIKTLLSLDMKAIAGYERKLIEYAIEGLATVPGLTLYSRRDKSEDRVSLISFTLEGLHHSVVADILAQEAGIASRSGLFCAHPYVEKLLNLSDEAVAYYQTHDDVLVPGLVRVSFGLYNDCREVDVLIDCLQRIAKKRDYYKTKYQQDGRGKRCAAACLNRYLYC
- the queG gene encoding tRNA epoxyqueuosine(34) reductase QueG, giving the protein MKEKLKQFCRSLGLDLVGIAPPGPYHELAAILYDRMAKGQSTAFDEPDIAKRIDPRHTMPDVQSVIVCLFPYYTGEQRPTNLAKYTHGLDYHHIIRRKLDEIGHYLQANILDFAYQPFVDTGPLVDRYLAYLAGLGFYGINSHIITEKYGSYVFIGYLLTNYPFAPDQPLNRTCIQCGQCVRMCPGQIILGNFAIDPRGCRSYLTQKKGELSPAEISIIRKTSLVFGCDVCQDVCPHNQGVNLTPLAEFKDQLLPWLDENEVAALSNKEFTRRYGDRAFSWRGKKILLRNFAYTQGQQCR